A single window of Channa argus isolate prfri chromosome 10, Channa argus male v1.0, whole genome shotgun sequence DNA harbors:
- the gabrp gene encoding gamma-aminobutyric acid receptor subunit pi: MSVWLHTLLILCLTFTQGACTFSNNHWGEWNDSQLQPTIQKLMKGYNRYLRPNFNEGPVEIGMSLDIASIDAISEINMDYTATIFLRQRWRDSRLVFPGNESVSVDGRLVSLLWIPDTFIPDSKRSFLHDVTVENRLIRIFSNGTVLYALRITATIACNMDLTKYPMDRQVCTLQLESWGYNLQDVVFYWTRGNDSVKGLDTLRLAQYSIESYYTSVSEAVYETGQYPKLVLHFALRRNVLFFILETYVPSTLLVVLSWVSFWISQSSVPARTCIGVTTVLTMTTLMMGARTSLPNANCFIKAIDVYLGICFTFIFGALLEYACAHFYTMQHQTLEDLHRELLKEFSESNGNGSFPVLGSTKLNQSVEMGSSAEQSMTSNNKNHTESKENTPEKGCSLSAVKNVSRRAASVFIVKNPHNIDRHARTVFPATFLFINILYWLYYLLL; this comes from the exons ATGTCTGTGTGGCTGCACACTCTACTGATCCTCTGCTTGACCTTTACCCAGGG AGCTTGTACGTTCTCCAACAACCACTGGGGCGAATGGAACGACTCTCAGCTTCAGCCCACGATACAGAAGCTAATGAAAGGATACAACCGCTACCTCAGGCCCAATTTCAATG AAGGTCCTGTGGAAATTGGAATGAGCCTTGATATCGCCAGCATCGATGCCATTTCTGAGATCAATATG GACTACACTGCCACTATCTTCCTCCGTCAGCGCTGGCGGGATTCCAGGCTGGTGTTCCCAGGAAATGAGAGTGTTAGTGTGGATGGACGCCTGGTGTCACTGCTCTGGATCCCTGATACCTTCATCCCAGACTCCAAACGTTCCTTTCTGCATGATGTCACAGTGGAAAACCGCCTCATACGCATTTTTAGCAATGGCACTGTTCTTTATGCACTACG CATCACAGCTACGATTGCCTGCAACATGGACCTGACTAAATACCCCATGGACAGACAGGTGTGCACTCTGCAGCTGGAGAGTT GGGGCTACAACCTGCAGGACGTGGTGTTCTACTGGACCAGAGGGAATGATTCGGTGAAGGGTCTGGACACGCTGCGCCTGGCTCAGTACAGCATAGAGAGCTACTACACATCAGTGTCAGAGGCCGTGTATGAAACAG GACAATACCCCAAGCTGGTGCTGCATTTTGCACTGCGCAGAAACGTGTTATTCTTTATCTTGGAGACCTATGTTCCGTCCACTTTGCTGGTGGTTCTCTCATGGGTCTCTTTCTGGATCAGCCAGTCCTCTGTCCCAGCTAGGACCTGTATTG GAGTGACTACAGTCTTGACAATGACCACTCTGATGATGGGCGCCCGCACTTCCCTACCTAATGCCAACTGCTTCATCAAGGCCATAGATGTGTACCTGGGAATCTGTTTCACCTTTATCTTTGGTGCCCTGCTGGAGTACGCCTGCGCTCACTTTTACACCATGCAACACCAGACCTTGGAGGATTTACACAGG GAACTTCTGAAGGAGTTCAGCGAATCCAATGGAAATGGCTCTTTCCCCGTTCTCGGCTCAACCAAACTCAACCAGTCTGTGGAGATGGGCTCCAGTGCAGAGCAGTCAATGACCAGTAATAATAAGAACCATACTGAATCAAAAGAGAACACGCCAGAAAAGGGCTGCAGCCTGTCCGCAGTGAAAAATGTGTCACGCAGGGCAGCGTCTGTATTCATTGTTAAAAATCCCCACAATATCGATCGTCATGCACGCACAGTTTTCCCAGCAACGTTCCTCTTTATCAATATTCTCTACTGGCTTTACTATCTCCTTCTCTGA